The Chitinimonas sp. BJYL2 genome has a segment encoding these proteins:
- the serS gene encoding serine--tRNA ligase — MLDINLLRNDLDGVAARLAARGFQLDTAAFAALEHERKSLQTRTQDLQAERNAKSKAIGQAKAKGEDVAPIMASVSHLGDELKAAEANLAALQDKINDLLLFIPNLPHESVPQGKDESGNVELHRWGTPRSFDFEVKDHVDIGGPLGLDFETGAKLSGARFTVLKGQIARLHRALAQFMIDTQTGEHGYTECYTPYIVNPEVLFGTGQLPKFAEDMFRVERGGEDGQTQYLISTSEISLTNTVRDTLLKADELPIKLTAHSPCFRSEAGSYGRDTRGMIRQHQFDKVEMVQIVAPEKSFEALEEMRQHAENVLQKLGLPYRVVTLCTGDMGFTAAKTYDLEVWLPAQNTYREISSVSNCEAFQARRMQTRVKNEAGKNELVHTLNGSGLAVGRTLVAVLENYQNADGTVTVPEALVPYMGGLRKLG; from the coding sequence ATGCTAGATATCAACCTGCTGCGCAATGATCTCGACGGCGTCGCTGCCCGTCTCGCTGCGCGCGGCTTCCAACTCGACACCGCCGCTTTTGCCGCACTCGAACACGAGCGCAAATCGCTGCAAACCCGCACGCAAGATCTCCAAGCCGAACGCAATGCCAAGTCCAAGGCCATTGGCCAGGCCAAGGCCAAGGGTGAAGACGTTGCCCCCATCATGGCCAGCGTGTCGCATCTGGGTGATGAACTGAAAGCTGCAGAAGCTAATCTGGCCGCGCTGCAAGACAAGATCAACGACTTGCTGCTGTTCATCCCCAACCTGCCGCATGAATCGGTACCGCAAGGCAAGGATGAGAGCGGCAATGTGGAACTGCATCGCTGGGGCACGCCGCGCAGCTTCGACTTTGAGGTCAAGGACCACGTCGATATCGGCGGCCCGCTGGGCCTGGATTTCGAAACCGGCGCCAAGCTCTCGGGCGCACGCTTCACCGTGCTCAAGGGCCAGATTGCCCGCCTGCACCGCGCCCTCGCCCAGTTCATGATCGATACGCAAACCGGTGAGCACGGCTACACCGAGTGCTACACGCCATACATCGTGAACCCCGAGGTACTGTTCGGCACCGGCCAGCTACCCAAGTTTGCCGAGGACATGTTCCGCGTCGAGCGGGGTGGTGAAGACGGCCAGACCCAGTATCTGATTTCCACTTCGGAAATCTCGCTGACCAACACGGTGCGCGACACGCTCCTCAAAGCCGATGAGCTGCCGATCAAACTGACCGCCCACTCGCCCTGCTTCCGCTCAGAAGCCGGCAGCTACGGCCGCGACACACGCGGCATGATCCGTCAGCATCAGTTCGACAAGGTCGAAATGGTGCAGATTGTGGCGCCTGAAAAGAGCTTCGAGGCGCTCGAAGAAATGCGTCAGCACGCCGAAAACGTGCTGCAGAAGCTCGGTCTGCCCTACCGCGTAGTCACGCTGTGCACGGGCGATATGGGCTTCACCGCCGCCAAGACTTATGACCTTGAAGTATGGCTGCCTGCGCAGAACACCTACCGCGAGATCAGCTCGGTCTCCAACTGCGAAGCTTTCCAGGCCCGACGCATGCAGACACGTGTCAAGAACGAAGCCGGCAAGAACGAGCTGGTGCACACGCTCAACGGTTCCGGTCTGGCTGTGGGCCGCACGCTGGTGGCGGTACTGGAGAACTACCAGAACGCTGATGGTACGGTCACCGTACCCGAAGCACTGGTGCCTTACATGGGCGGCCTGCGCAAGTTGGGCTAA
- a CDS encoding alpha/beta fold hydrolase: MQATLSFKNSTNVRLIALQGLRHLALPLLGRVAPSLLLDWLERRFLTPERHDWPEAERAWLASAQRGSLYTVGLPVADWNFQHVQTYRWGDDGLPKVVLLHGWGGRATQLGPFIQPLLEAGYQVHALDLPGHGHSAGRRSSVLHALNAFERLIREIGPVHGVVAHSMGGGVLIKALSQGVPVQRAVLVAPNGDLGLYSRIVARMLGLSEKVRLALQQRLEWRIGVRWDEINSLNLAPSLRTPALVMHDHQDREIPHAMGESIAAAWPGARLISTAGLGHKRILKDDHVVAQTVAFLRG, from the coding sequence ATGCAAGCCACTCTATCGTTCAAAAATAGCACGAACGTTCGTTTAATTGCCCTGCAAGGCCTGCGTCATCTGGCCCTGCCTTTACTGGGGCGCGTCGCTCCCAGCCTGCTGCTCGATTGGCTGGAGCGCCGTTTCCTGACGCCAGAACGGCACGACTGGCCGGAGGCCGAGCGCGCGTGGTTGGCCAGTGCGCAGCGGGGCAGCCTGTATACGGTGGGTTTGCCGGTCGCCGACTGGAACTTCCAGCATGTTCAGACCTATCGCTGGGGCGATGATGGCTTGCCCAAGGTCGTGCTGCTACATGGCTGGGGTGGCCGTGCGACCCAGCTGGGGCCGTTCATCCAGCCTTTGCTGGAGGCGGGCTATCAAGTGCATGCGCTGGATTTGCCAGGCCACGGCCATAGTGCGGGCCGCCGCTCTTCGGTGCTGCATGCGCTCAATGCGTTTGAACGCCTGATCCGGGAGATTGGCCCGGTGCATGGTGTAGTCGCGCATTCGATGGGTGGTGGGGTGCTGATCAAGGCACTATCGCAAGGTGTGCCGGTGCAGCGCGCGGTGCTCGTCGCGCCCAATGGCGATCTTGGTCTTTATTCACGCATCGTGGCCCGCATGCTGGGTCTGAGCGAAAAGGTCAGGCTGGCGCTGCAGCAGCGCCTGGAGTGGCGCATTGGCGTGCGCTGGGACGAGATCAATTCGCTGAATCTGGCGCCGAGCCTGCGTACGCCGGCGCTGGTGATGCATGATCATCAGGACCGAGAAATTCCCCACGCCATGGGCGAGAGCATTGCCGCCGCCTGGCCAGGCGCGCGATTGATCAGCACGGCGGGTCTGGGCCATAAGCGCATCCTCAAGGACGACCATGTGGTGGCGCAGACGGTGGCGTTTCTGCGCGGCTGA
- a CDS encoding acetyl-CoA C-acetyltransferase, whose amino-acid sequence MSEVVIVAAQRTAIGSFGGSLAKVSAPDLGATVIKALLEKTGVAPDQISEVILGNVLQAGLGQNPARQALIKAGIPVHVPALTINQVCGSGLKATHLAVQSILSGDNDIVIAGGQENMNLAPHLLLNSRDGIRMGNGTLVDSMVADGLTDVYNQYHMGVTAENIAAKYGISRQEQDELALASQNKAEAAQKAGKFADEIVPVLIPQRKGDPLAFATDEYIKLGTTMDALAKLRPAFNKEGSVTAGNASGINDGAAAVMLMSADKAKALGLKPLARIAGYASAGVEPSIMGMGPVPATQRALARAGWTLDQVDLIEANEAFAAQALGVARELKWDWNKVNVNGGAIALGHPIGASGCRVLVTLLHELARRDAKRGLATLCIGGGMGVALCVERV is encoded by the coding sequence ATGTCTGAAGTCGTCATCGTTGCAGCCCAGCGCACCGCCATCGGTTCCTTCGGCGGCAGTCTGGCCAAGGTGTCCGCCCCGGATCTGGGTGCGACCGTCATCAAGGCGCTGCTGGAAAAAACCGGCGTGGCCCCCGATCAGATCAGCGAAGTAATTCTGGGTAACGTGCTGCAGGCCGGTCTGGGCCAGAATCCGGCACGTCAGGCGCTGATCAAGGCCGGTATTCCGGTGCATGTGCCGGCACTGACCATCAATCAGGTCTGCGGTTCGGGCCTCAAGGCCACGCATCTGGCCGTGCAATCGATCCTGTCGGGCGATAACGATATCGTCATCGCCGGCGGCCAGGAAAACATGAACCTGGCTCCGCACTTGCTGCTGAATAGCCGCGACGGTATCCGCATGGGCAATGGCACGCTGGTCGACAGCATGGTGGCCGATGGCCTGACTGATGTTTACAACCAGTACCACATGGGCGTGACCGCCGAGAATATCGCCGCCAAGTACGGTATCAGCCGTCAGGAACAGGACGAGCTGGCACTGGCCTCGCAGAACAAGGCCGAAGCTGCCCAAAAGGCCGGCAAATTTGCTGACGAAATCGTTCCGGTGCTGATTCCCCAGCGCAAGGGTGATCCGCTGGCCTTTGCCACTGACGAATACATCAAGCTCGGCACCACGATGGATGCGCTGGCCAAGCTGCGCCCGGCCTTCAATAAGGAAGGCTCGGTCACTGCGGGTAACGCATCGGGCATCAACGATGGCGCTGCCGCCGTGATGCTGATGAGCGCCGACAAGGCCAAGGCACTGGGTCTGAAGCCGCTGGCCCGCATTGCCGGTTACGCCTCGGCTGGCGTCGAGCCCAGCATCATGGGCATGGGCCCGGTACCCGCCACCCAGCGTGCACTTGCCCGCGCCGGCTGGACGCTGGATCAAGTCGACCTGATCGAAGCCAACGAGGCGTTTGCTGCCCAGGCACTGGGCGTGGCCCGCGAGCTGAAGTGGGACTGGAACAAGGTCAACGTCAACGGCGGCGCGATTGCGCTGGGCCATCCGATCGGTGCCTCGGGCTGCCGCGTGCTGGTCACGCTGCTGCACGAACTGGCTCGCCGGGATGCCAAGCGCGGTCTGGCTACGCTGTGCATCGGCGGTGGCATGGGCGTGGCGCTGTGTGTTGAGCGCGTCTGA
- a CDS encoding MFS transporter: MLALAERLQQVGRPFSKLLLSDTLTVLALMVGQVALPWWIVQQGGAADLAQYAIVTGLSACIAMPLLSPLGDRYPKNRLIMAGLLVMSLAAVLTTLLSAYGHYQLMLIMLAGVMQMIALAIITPAINSISTELVAAEHLSTAMGLQKSAQSLGRLLGPALAGISLAITSIPWTLALHGVLLLVAAQQAMRIPALAVEAQHGYSLLRWRIDLWAGLRASWQIPLERYWTLTNFASWIFLGPAIGMLVPIKVHAMGLSGTWLASCEAALSAGMLLGAFGATDRLASHFSRFHLRVGAGVSQGLALALAGLAQEAWLLLPAFFLCGLANSVLILSGMTHRMLARPQAFRGRMSAVAIMSGQIAGSIGPALAGLALTHYAVSMVYMSFGLIGAAIATSLALVPGFKHFMALGHDEVSDWYGRHHPAAFTSATLGNPTADSRSA; the protein is encoded by the coding sequence ATGCTCGCCCTCGCAGAACGGCTGCAACAGGTTGGCCGACCCTTTAGCAAGCTGCTGCTGAGCGATACCTTGACGGTGCTGGCCCTGATGGTGGGCCAGGTTGCCCTGCCCTGGTGGATCGTGCAGCAAGGCGGCGCGGCAGACTTGGCGCAATACGCCATTGTGACCGGGCTTTCGGCATGCATTGCCATGCCGCTGTTGTCACCACTGGGCGACCGCTATCCCAAGAACCGGTTGATCATGGCCGGACTGCTGGTAATGAGCCTGGCAGCCGTGCTGACCACGCTGCTATCCGCCTATGGGCACTACCAGCTCATGCTGATCATGCTCGCCGGGGTGATGCAGATGATCGCGCTGGCCATCATCACGCCCGCCATCAACAGCATCAGCACCGAACTGGTCGCGGCAGAGCATCTCTCAACGGCAATGGGTTTGCAGAAGTCAGCGCAGTCACTGGGCAGGCTGCTCGGACCGGCGCTGGCTGGCATCTCGCTGGCCATCACCAGCATTCCGTGGACGCTTGCACTGCATGGCGTATTGCTGCTGGTAGCCGCACAGCAGGCCATGCGGATTCCGGCCTTGGCCGTTGAAGCGCAGCACGGGTACAGCCTGCTGCGCTGGCGAATCGACCTGTGGGCCGGCTTGCGAGCGAGCTGGCAGATCCCGCTGGAGCGATATTGGACCCTGACCAACTTTGCCTCATGGATCTTTCTGGGGCCTGCCATCGGCATGCTGGTGCCGATCAAGGTGCATGCCATGGGCTTGTCCGGCACTTGGCTCGCCAGTTGCGAGGCCGCCTTGTCGGCAGGCATGCTGCTGGGCGCCTTTGGCGCAACGGACCGGCTTGCCAGCCACTTCAGCCGCTTCCATCTGCGTGTCGGCGCCGGCGTTAGCCAGGGACTGGCTCTCGCCCTAGCCGGGTTGGCGCAGGAAGCCTGGCTCTTGCTGCCGGCATTCTTCCTCTGCGGTCTTGCCAACTCGGTACTTATCCTATCGGGCATGACTCACCGCATGCTGGCACGCCCGCAGGCATTCCGTGGCCGCATGTCGGCCGTGGCCATCATGAGCGGCCAGATTGCCGGCAGCATCGGCCCTGCCTTGGCAGGGCTGGCACTGACGCACTATGCGGTATCCATGGTCTACATGAGTTTCGGACTGATTGGTGCCGCGATTGCGACCTCGCTGGCACTGGTGCCGGGCTTCAAGCATTTCATGGCGCTGGGCCATGACGAAGTCAGCGACTGGTATGGCCGCCATCATCCTGCTGCATTTACCAGTGCCACCCTAGGCAATCCGACTGCGGATTCGCGCTCAGCCTGA
- a CDS encoding DUF3460 family protein translates to MPLLFKDTTYVSETTQFIRDLLDKNPEIAQGQIEGRALLWDKQVDRDFQKQAEAVKVKTKPYAYQPD, encoded by the coding sequence ATGCCGCTGCTGTTCAAAGACACGACTTACGTTTCCGAAACGACCCAGTTCATTCGCGACCTGCTCGACAAGAACCCCGAGATTGCCCAAGGCCAGATCGAAGGCCGTGCGCTGTTGTGGGACAAGCAGGTGGACCGTGATTTCCAGAAGCAGGCTGAGGCCGTCAAGGTCAAAACCAAGCCTTACGCTTACCAACCGGATTAA
- a CDS encoding TetR/AcrR family transcriptional regulator produces MARSKGDLTRDSILVAGIALARELGLGAVSIGELADRAGMSKSGLFAHFGAKETLQLAILDATLAQFNNEVARKAFQAPRGLARLRALFRGWIDWGLAQQQEGGCPVLSAAAEFDDRPGPIRDFLADTQRQWLASLAKSVQLAMEAGELPADTDTDQAAFEIFGLILSGHHNYRLLNDLQFGERAVVGLERLIANPPRLGHALP; encoded by the coding sequence ATGGCCCGATCCAAAGGCGATCTCACCCGCGACTCCATCCTCGTTGCCGGCATTGCACTGGCCCGCGAGCTGGGGCTGGGTGCGGTGTCGATCGGTGAGCTGGCGGATCGCGCCGGCATGTCCAAGAGCGGGCTGTTTGCCCACTTTGGTGCCAAGGAAACGCTGCAGCTGGCGATTCTGGATGCCACGCTGGCACAGTTCAACAATGAGGTGGCCCGCAAGGCCTTCCAGGCACCGCGCGGACTGGCGCGCTTGCGCGCACTGTTCCGCGGCTGGATCGACTGGGGTCTGGCACAGCAGCAAGAGGGCGGATGTCCGGTGTTGTCCGCCGCGGCCGAGTTTGATGATCGACCCGGCCCGATCCGCGACTTTCTGGCCGATACCCAGCGCCAGTGGCTCGCCTCGCTGGCCAAGTCGGTGCAGTTGGCGATGGAGGCGGGCGAATTGCCGGCCGACACCGATACCGACCAAGCTGCTTTCGAGATTTTTGGCCTGATCCTGTCGGGCCATCACAATTATCGCCTGCTCAATGATCTGCAGTTTGGTGAGCGGGCTGTCGTCGGGCTGGAACGCCTGATCGCCAATCCGCCCCGGCTGGGGCACGCCCTCCCTTGA